One genomic segment of bacterium includes these proteins:
- a CDS encoding tetratricopeptide repeat protein yields MKNIFSYLKLFKMERILLSSLTILMNIHISFSQTSTLDSLMKQAINFSYNEEYDEAIMSLEKLLRLDPNNAYAYGELGNVYYLQEEFEDAISYYHKCIKLDSSAYPIIMNLGNAYIDSDKLDSAIAVHKFLISKDSTNADHYIDLGDAYQKKEDLAQAELNFKKAIQINPYNCLAHFNLGTIYGIQNKYKEAVDELFLLRNMYGYFPNLQNQFYQILMKSDSEFEDWVEKEPNNSEAHYYYSFYLYYDDDREEAVDELKEAISLNSNEERYYLLKSIWLWNLGDNEQVISDCEKCLELNPHSWKCHNSIARNYADMNDFPKAIEYLKKSVEIDSLVIESHYQLGQYYHINKEYQKAVDELKKSINLGDKSPWVYYYLAFAYYKIDDFKMAMHNVVMAKNRDALLHKLTEVAKSDIDWLIDKLNQNINR; encoded by the coding sequence ATGAAAAATATTTTTTCTTATTTGAAATTATTTAAAATGGAGAGGATACTTTTATCCTCTTTAACTATACTGATGAATATTCATATCTCATTCTCTCAAACAAGCACATTAGATTCACTAATGAAACAAGCAATAAACTTTTCATACAATGAAGAATACGATGAAGCGATTATGTCATTAGAAAAACTGCTTAGACTAGATCCAAACAATGCATATGCCTACGGTGAACTAGGCAATGTATATTATTTGCAGGAAGAGTTTGAAGATGCTATTTCATATTATCATAAATGCATCAAATTAGATTCATCTGCTTATCCAATTATTATGAATCTTGGTAACGCTTATATTGATTCGGACAAACTTGATTCCGCAATTGCTGTACATAAATTTCTTATATCTAAGGACAGTACAAATGCAGATCATTATATCGATTTGGGAGATGCATATCAGAAAAAGGAGGATTTAGCTCAAGCTGAGCTCAACTTCAAAAAGGCTATTCAAATAAACCCTTATAACTGTCTGGCTCACTTTAATCTTGGGACAATTTATGGAATTCAAAATAAATATAAAGAAGCTGTAGATGAATTATTCTTGTTACGCAATATGTACGGCTATTTTCCAAATTTGCAAAATCAATTTTACCAGATCCTAATGAAATCAGATTCTGAATTTGAGGACTGGGTTGAAAAGGAACCAAATAATAGCGAGGCACATTACTACTATTCTTTTTATCTCTATTATGATGATGATCGTGAAGAAGCTGTGGATGAGCTAAAAGAAGCGATAAGTTTAAACAGTAACGAAGAAAGGTATTATCTGCTAAAATCAATTTGGTTATGGAATCTCGGAGATAACGAGCAAGTGATTTCTGACTGTGAAAAATGTTTGGAGCTAAATCCGCATAGTTGGAAATGCCACAATAGTATTGCTAGAAATTATGCGGATATGAATGATTTTCCAAAAGCAATTGAATACTTAAAGAAATCTGTTGAAATAGACTCACTGGTAATTGAGTCCCATTATCAGTTAGGACAATATTATCATATAAATAAAGAATATCAAAAAGCTGTTGATGAACTAAAAAAGTCCATTAATCTTGGTGACAAGAGTCCCTGGGTTTATTATTACTTAGCCTTTGCATATTACAAAATAGATGATTTTAAAATGGCAATGCACAATGTAGTAATGGCAAAAAATAGGGATGCTCTCCTACACAAGTTAACGGAGGTGGCAAAATCCGATATAGATTGGCTTATAGATAAATTGAATCAGAATATAAATCGATAG
- a CDS encoding T9SS type A sorting domain-containing protein codes for MKKIIISLIFILLLILISFSDIQAQVDTLWTKTFGGNSGDWGYSVQQTTDGGYIITGKTLTFGAGETDVWLIKTDVSGEIIWTKTYGGVSIDEGLVVQQTTDGGYIVTGMTTSFGSYNNYVWLIKTDDSGDTLWTKTYEGNYGSAVQQTSDGGYIITGTTSSGSGNEDALLIKTDISGNIIWIKTFGGVYTDGASCVQQTLDGGYIITGNTSSFGPGLYNVWLIRTNASGDTLWTKTYGGNDDYWSHSIQQTSDGGFIIAGAIFQNSIGNFDILLIRTDAFGDTLWIKNFGGALDSYGHSAQQTSDGGFIIIGRIDYFIPPRNDIWLIKSDAFGDTVWTKTFGGNYEDWGFAVEQTHDKGYIITGHTSSFGTGSEDIWLIKTTADLTNIETTTGIVPSDFSLSQNYPNPFNPSTVISYHLPVRNNVTLKVYDVLGNEISTLLDEYKPAGSYEVEWLARNQPSGVYFYQIITDEFIATRKMILIK; via the coding sequence ATGAAAAAAATAATTATATCTCTGATTTTTATTTTATTACTTATTCTAATTTCTTTCTCTGACATTCAAGCTCAGGTTGATACACTTTGGACAAAAACTTTTGGAGGAAATTCTGGCGACTGGGGATATTCGGTTCAACAAACCACTGATGGAGGATATATTATCACTGGAAAAACTTTAACGTTCGGTGCGGGTGAAACTGATGTTTGGTTAATTAAAACCGATGTCTCTGGTGAAATTATTTGGACAAAGACTTATGGTGGTGTATCAATTGATGAAGGTTTAGTAGTTCAGCAGACTACAGATGGAGGATATATTGTAACCGGTATGACAACATCATTTGGTTCATACAACAATTATGTCTGGCTTATTAAAACAGATGATTCCGGTGATACACTCTGGACTAAAACTTATGAAGGAAATTATGGTAGTGCAGTCCAGCAGACAAGTGATGGTGGATATATTATAACAGGAACTACCTCATCAGGCTCTGGTAACGAAGATGCATTATTAATAAAGACTGACATTTCCGGTAATATTATTTGGATCAAAACTTTCGGAGGTGTATATACAGATGGTGCCTCCTGTGTTCAACAAACCCTTGACGGTGGTTATATAATTACCGGTAATACCTCATCGTTTGGACCCGGATTGTATAATGTTTGGTTAATTAGAACTAATGCTTCAGGAGATACACTCTGGACAAAAACTTATGGCGGAAATGATGATTATTGGAGTCATTCTATTCAGCAAACGTCTGACGGTGGTTTTATAATTGCAGGAGCTATTTTTCAAAATAGCATCGGTAACTTTGATATTTTATTGATTAGAACAGATGCCTTTGGAGATACGCTTTGGATAAAAAATTTTGGAGGTGCTTTAGATTCATATGGTCATTCTGCTCAACAGACTTCTGACGGTGGATTTATTATAATTGGAAGAATTGATTATTTTATTCCACCTCGTAATGACATTTGGTTAATTAAATCAGATGCCTTTGGTGACACGGTGTGGACAAAAACATTTGGTGGAAATTATGAGGATTGGGGATTTGCAGTTGAACAGACTCATGATAAAGGGTATATAATTACTGGACATACCAGTTCATTCGGTACTGGTAGCGAGGATATCTGGTTGATTAAAACCACAGCTGATTTAACCAACATTGAAACGACAACCGGAATAGTGCCATCAGATTTTTCTTTATCCCAAAACTACCCCAACCCGTTCAATCCTTCAACGGTAATCAGTTATCATTTACCTGTGCGCAATAATGTGACTCTAAAAGTTTACGATGTTTTAGGTAATGAAATTTCAACCCTTCTTGATGAATACAAACCTGCAGGAAGCTATGAAGTTGAGTGGCTTGCAAGGAATCAACCAAGCGGAGTTTATTTCTATCAGATAATAACTGATGAATTCATTGCGACCAGAAAAATGATTTTAATTAAATAA
- a CDS encoding T9SS type A sorting domain-containing protein — protein sequence MRKLYRSLSIILFACSIIFPQKFHSRFKQYTISIPVIYVPGIMGSPLYDDINNNNLLTTDEKAWVGPQFITQSLWLADNGIDPIGNFNIKVAPLRNDTANTLRDELIDVPMDLFKGFFDNLEANGYLLDDYDDIHNEGENLFCFTYDWRKNNLTNAELLSTFIDSVLTWANTSQVNLIGHSMGGIVSKSCIKNFDNTRIKNMIFIGTPHLGAPEVLTVMLKGKLFEWINFINEAEWWIIRFLARNLPACYQLIPTSSYFDLSLNNGVSSGVEIYSQCFQIPDGSYLNYPELINYLRDYETCIFPVETLNDELLYASEIFKQSTDTVDFCDVNVFNIVGHNILTIGKNKINIGGFPTYCNSVEYSRNLNGDFTIPVRSAELINGQIFEYTYYVPNIPQEAMPGSQETLDILLGIFSDPPNYYFPQFATPPSSYSEVIPGVENEIEVSRSYYLSQNFPNPFNPYTTIVYSVPQTVLVTLKIYDVLGREIVTLVNEEKPAGSYEITFSPGDLPSAAYFYQLKTDFFIETKRMLLLK from the coding sequence ATGAGAAAATTATACCGATCTCTATCGATTATTTTATTTGCTTGTTCAATCATTTTTCCTCAAAAATTCCACTCAAGGTTTAAACAATATACAATTTCGATTCCTGTCATTTATGTCCCCGGCATTATGGGCTCACCTCTCTACGATGATATCAATAATAACAATCTCTTAACAACTGATGAAAAAGCATGGGTCGGACCTCAATTTATTACACAAAGTTTGTGGCTGGCTGATAATGGAATTGATCCGATTGGAAACTTTAATATTAAAGTTGCACCACTGCGAAATGATACCGCAAATACTCTTAGAGACGAATTGATTGATGTTCCGATGGATTTATTCAAAGGATTTTTTGATAACCTTGAAGCAAATGGATATCTACTGGATGATTATGATGACATACATAATGAAGGAGAAAACCTATTTTGCTTCACTTATGACTGGAGAAAAAACAATTTGACGAATGCAGAACTTTTATCAACCTTTATTGATAGCGTTCTTACCTGGGCTAACACCTCTCAAGTAAATCTTATTGGGCACAGTATGGGTGGAATTGTTTCCAAATCCTGTATAAAAAATTTCGATAATACAAGAATTAAAAACATGATCTTTATCGGAACACCACATCTCGGTGCACCTGAAGTATTAACCGTAATGCTTAAAGGAAAGCTTTTTGAATGGATTAATTTCATAAACGAAGCTGAGTGGTGGATCATAAGATTTTTAGCAAGAAATCTTCCTGCCTGTTACCAGTTGATTCCAACATCTAGTTATTTTGATCTTTCACTTAATAATGGTGTTTCATCTGGAGTCGAAATCTACTCACAATGTTTTCAAATACCAGATGGCAGTTATCTAAATTATCCAGAATTAATTAACTATCTGAGAGATTATGAAACTTGTATTTTTCCGGTTGAAACTTTAAATGATGAACTTTTATATGCATCAGAAATCTTCAAACAATCAACTGATACTGTAGATTTTTGCGATGTTAATGTTTTCAATATTGTCGGGCACAATATTTTAACCATTGGAAAAAATAAAATAAACATTGGTGGCTTTCCAACATATTGTAACTCAGTTGAATACTCACGAAACCTGAATGGTGATTTCACCATTCCGGTTCGTAGTGCCGAACTTATCAACGGACAAATATTTGAGTACACTTATTATGTACCAAATATTCCTCAGGAAGCAATGCCTGGTTCACAAGAAACACTTGATATACTGCTTGGAATTTTTTCCGATCCACCAAATTATTACTTCCCGCAATTTGCAACACCGCCATCAAGTTATAGTGAAGTAATCCCCGGTGTAGAAAATGAAATCGAGGTTTCAAGATCTTATTATCTCTCTCAAAATTTTCCTAATCCGTTTAATCCTTATACAACTATAGTCTATTCAGTTCCACAAACTGTGTTAGTCACATTGAAAATTTATGATGTTTTAGGTAGAGAAATTGTCACTTTGGTGAACGAGGAAAAACCTGCAGGTAGTTATGAAATAACATTTTCTCCTGGAGACTTGCCAAGCGCGGCTTATTTCTATCAGCTCAAAACTGATTTTTTTATTGAAACAAAACGCATGCTCTTACTTAAATAG
- a CDS encoding T9SS type A sorting domain-containing protein, translating to MLHQNYPNPFNPSTIISWQSPVGSHQTLKIYDVLGNEVATLVDEYKSAGNYEVEWNADNYPSGVYFYQLKTENFIQTKKMIIIK from the coding sequence ATTCTTCATCAAAACTACCCCAACCCATTCAACCCAAGCACGATAATTAGTTGGCAGTCACCTGTCGGCAGTCATCAAACATTAAAAATTTATGACGTGCTCGGTAATGAAGTTGCAACACTTGTTGATGAATACAAATCCGCAGGCAATTATGAGGTTGAATGGAACGCGGACAATTATCCTAGCGGAGTTTATTTCTATCAGTTGAAGACAGAAAACTTTATTCAAACAAAGAAAATGATTATAATTAAGTAA
- a CDS encoding T9SS type A sorting domain-containing protein: MNIKIFSMAFIVFCVIELFPQKVGEAYALNINNIYLPLNNKGVLADANIPPLGSGGQFAENVFLFSAGFFLSGFSNGTLWANAVASASLVEDYLKGPFGDPYNFNAVLYRLRSNDIPFGQSWVDWVDAVALGADFYDGDLDGFYNPVDLNGNNQWDPNEDRPDLLGDEMLWCVYHDGLPALQRRWNTVEPQGIEIRQTVFAYSSSPYLQNTIFIRYRIKNTGVVANEMTDVYFGVWGDPDIGSATDDLVGCDTLLQSGFTYNDGSDPVYGNNPPTFLDRFLAGPRIYIPGETFIDINGNGSYNEGIDTPLDTAFVHRGQFLGVTLYPGAKNQILSSSIEYRNGDPTLNDPNTAFEARNYILGLDKIGNMIDPCTFPYGDVRGGINCADVNPFFWLSGDPVTNTGWINNSTIDQRQMQNIGPFTLKAGEEYEVFVAYVVGQGSNALNSITVTKDLSISSQILYDLNFDANNVPVELSSFTAVSEFGKVKLHWTTSTETNNLGFEIERKIIGGNENNEWVRIGFVQGSGTTTQIINYNYVDDVREIKTNSLVYRLKQIDYNGSYEYSDEVLIDNLAPAFYRLDQNYPNPFNPATTISYGIPVKSNVLIKVFNSLGEEIKTLVREEKEAGTYIIEFNASGIPSGVYFYQLKIENFIKTKKMILMK, encoded by the coding sequence ATGAACATTAAAATATTCTCGATGGCATTTATTGTGTTTTGCGTTATTGAATTATTCCCCCAGAAAGTTGGTGAAGCGTATGCTTTAAACATCAATAACATTTATTTACCATTAAACAATAAAGGTGTTTTAGCCGATGCCAATATTCCCCCACTTGGTTCGGGCGGACAGTTTGCAGAAAATGTTTTCCTTTTTTCAGCTGGCTTCTTTTTAAGCGGATTTAGCAACGGAACTTTGTGGGCTAATGCTGTTGCTTCTGCTTCATTAGTTGAGGATTACTTAAAAGGGCCTTTCGGTGATCCTTATAATTTCAACGCAGTACTTTATAGATTGAGAAGTAATGATATTCCTTTCGGACAAAGTTGGGTGGATTGGGTAGATGCCGTAGCACTTGGTGCTGATTTTTACGATGGTGATCTGGATGGCTTTTACAATCCAGTTGATCTAAATGGAAATAATCAATGGGATCCAAATGAAGATCGTCCTGATTTGCTTGGCGATGAAATGCTCTGGTGTGTTTATCACGATGGTTTGCCAGCATTACAAAGGCGTTGGAATACAGTTGAGCCACAAGGTATTGAAATCAGACAAACGGTATTTGCTTATTCAAGCTCACCTTATTTACAGAATACTATTTTCATAAGGTACAGGATTAAGAACACTGGTGTAGTCGCTAATGAAATGACTGATGTCTACTTTGGAGTTTGGGGTGATCCTGATATCGGAAGTGCTACCGATGATCTTGTTGGCTGTGATACTTTGTTACAAAGCGGTTTTACTTATAATGATGGATCAGATCCCGTATACGGCAATAATCCACCAACATTCCTCGATAGATTTTTAGCTGGTCCAAGAATTTATATCCCTGGTGAAACTTTCATTGATATTAATGGAAATGGAAGCTACAACGAAGGAATTGATACTCCGCTTGACACAGCTTTTGTTCATCGTGGACAGTTTCTTGGTGTCACACTATATCCAGGGGCAAAAAATCAAATCCTTTCTTCATCAATTGAATATCGAAATGGCGATCCGACTTTGAATGATCCCAATACAGCTTTCGAAGCAAGAAATTATATACTGGGTCTTGATAAAATCGGGAATATGATTGATCCGTGTACTTTCCCTTACGGAGATGTGAGAGGTGGTATTAATTGTGCAGATGTCAATCCATTCTTTTGGTTATCCGGTGATCCGGTTACCAATACTGGCTGGATAAATAATTCAACAATTGATCAAAGACAAATGCAAAATATTGGCCCCTTTACTCTAAAAGCAGGAGAAGAATATGAAGTATTTGTGGCTTATGTTGTGGGTCAAGGAAGTAATGCACTAAATTCAATAACGGTAACAAAAGATCTATCAATTAGTTCTCAAATTCTTTATGATCTCAACTTTGATGCTAACAATGTACCAGTAGAACTTTCTTCCTTTACTGCAGTATCAGAATTTGGTAAAGTAAAACTGCATTGGACCACCAGTACTGAAACAAACAACCTTGGTTTTGAAATCGAAAGAAAAATAATTGGTGGAAATGAAAATAATGAGTGGGTAAGAATCGGTTTTGTTCAGGGTTCCGGGACAACAACTCAAATAATTAACTATAACTATGTTGATGATGTAAGAGAAATAAAAACTAATTCATTGGTCTACAGATTAAAACAAATTGATTACAATGGCAGCTACGAATACAGCGATGAAGTATTGATAGATAATTTAGCACCCGCTTTCTATAGACTAGATCAGAATTATCCGAATCCTTTTAATCCTGCGACAACAATTTCATATGGTATTCCGGTAAAGTCGAACGTATTAATAAAAGTATTTAATTCATTGGGCGAGGAAATTAAAACTCTTGTTAGAGAAGAAAAAGAAGCAGGTACTTATATAATTGAGTTCAATGCAAGTGGTATACCAAGTGGAGTTTATTTCTATCAGTTAAAAATTGAAAACTTTATTAAGACAAAAAAGATGATATTAATGAAGTAA
- a CDS encoding BamA/TamA family outer membrane protein has protein sequence MFCKIKISLFASALFSTVYINLCAQSDSTERAGIEPLPILSYDTDTGLGYGLKVFFYDRLNAEESFDLILFNSTKGEQWYKLVFSIPDFESRQGTEFPVALDISFEYDKWKTYNLYYYGFENEETNPAYQNVEFTDQCNYELIETKIFLNHAFRKDLTGWFGLKFTSLATYNYRRDTDLTSPDEVENKYLLEPSVKFVSMNLNAKWDTRNSYIKPSDGLVLEVDLEYAPDFFESNSSFFKQAFVVRYFTEIFFNNLVLASRAMEQVLISESGSSQFLAIPVGGSNTLRGVPMDKLRLFSVFLFNNELRFPIWWRFGAIAGLDIGYGSNKDLYPEDAIDWIVNPVVGLRFFMDNFIVRADVGYYKNDIGFYLNFGHIY, from the coding sequence ATGTTTTGTAAGATTAAAATATCTTTATTTGCTTCAGCGTTATTTAGTACGGTTTATATTAATCTTTGTGCACAATCCGATTCCACCGAACGTGCAGGAATTGAGCCGCTGCCAATACTTAGCTACGATACTGATACAGGTCTCGGATATGGTTTGAAAGTATTTTTTTACGATCGACTGAATGCAGAAGAAAGTTTTGATCTTATTCTGTTCAACAGCACAAAAGGCGAACAGTGGTATAAGCTTGTTTTTTCTATCCCTGATTTTGAAAGTCGTCAAGGTACTGAGTTCCCCGTTGCGCTGGATATTTCTTTCGAATACGATAAATGGAAGACTTATAACTTATACTATTATGGTTTTGAAAATGAAGAAACAAATCCCGCTTACCAAAATGTTGAGTTCACGGATCAATGCAATTATGAATTAATCGAAACAAAAATATTTCTGAATCACGCTTTCCGAAAAGATCTCACCGGCTGGTTTGGGTTAAAATTCACTTCTTTAGCTACATATAATTACAGAAGAGATACTGATTTAACTTCTCCTGACGAAGTCGAAAACAAATATCTGTTAGAGCCTTCTGTAAAATTTGTATCTATGAATCTTAATGCGAAATGGGATACAAGAAACAGTTACATCAAGCCCTCCGACGGACTGGTTCTCGAAGTTGATCTTGAATACGCTCCCGACTTCTTTGAAAGTAACAGTTCTTTTTTTAAACAAGCTTTTGTTGTTCGTTATTTCACAGAAATATTTTTTAATAATCTTGTTCTTGCCAGCAGAGCAATGGAACAGGTTCTGATTTCAGAATCAGGTTCATCACAATTTCTGGCAATACCTGTCGGAGGCAGTAATACTTTGCGTGGTGTTCCGATGGATAAACTCAGATTGTTCTCGGTATTCCTTTTTAATAACGAACTAAGATTTCCCATCTGGTGGAGGTTTGGTGCAATTGCAGGTCTGGATATTGGCTATGGATCAAATAAGGATTTATATCCTGAAGATGCTATTGATTGGATTGTTAATCCTGTAGTTGGTCTTCGTTTTTTTATGGATAATTTTATCGTTCGCGCGGATGTTGGTTATTATAAAAACGATATCGGCTTTTACTTAAACTTTGGACATATTTATTAA
- a CDS encoding T9SS type A sorting domain-containing protein, whose protein sequence is MRKIIYTFLIITFSIGVTDSFIISSQTFINGTNNVQKESDEITQPFYSASPNHREIVLKSFELAVVAGFDDPSLTIQEIKDRLEAGAYSEDFEAIPGIIGDHFPNPWGQGPEFDFGGYYSFSKIPYGSYRSTLSGWYRGLNHGYDPVQEFKWPGANSTTVEWANYSCNSYIWENAVQLYLSGEKAKAYQCLGHILHLLADLSIPSHVKIVNHGMDVVELNQGTPLNPDKLELIVDEYEHAISGGLIVPSVVYIPNVLNEFRSAINLVDTNNIPWYSNWQDYLIELVKYTYNHPLVNQFYLAPAQSGGWGSALDENGIIKNPITYATLPLVEINNEWFELKIKSTATATGPILPENKMIVLCNDFVPKAVEYGAGLLLKFYDTVTDVESEIIYLNEFVLFHNYPNPFNPSTKISWHSPVGSHQTLIIYDVLGNEVATLVDEYKPVGNHEVEWNASNYPSGVYFYQLKTENFIDTKKMILIQ, encoded by the coding sequence ATGAGAAAAATTATTTATACTTTTTTAATTATCACTTTTAGCATCGGTGTAACAGATTCGTTCATTATTTCATCACAAACATTCATAAACGGAACGAACAACGTTCAGAAAGAGTCAGATGAAATCACCCAACCATTTTATTCTGCAAGTCCCAACCACAGAGAAATCGTCCTTAAATCTTTTGAACTAGCAGTAGTGGCAGGCTTTGATGATCCATCACTTACAATTCAGGAAATTAAAGATAGATTAGAAGCCGGAGCTTATAGCGAAGATTTTGAAGCAATTCCCGGAATAATCGGGGACCATTTCCCGAATCCATGGGGTCAAGGACCTGAATTTGATTTTGGCGGGTATTATTCCTTCTCCAAAATTCCTTATGGATCATACAGAAGCACTTTGAGCGGCTGGTACCGCGGACTAAATCATGGTTATGATCCTGTACAGGAATTTAAATGGCCGGGAGCTAACTCTACAACAGTCGAATGGGCTAACTATTCATGTAATTCATATATTTGGGAAAATGCTGTTCAGTTATATCTAAGTGGTGAAAAAGCAAAAGCTTACCAATGTCTTGGTCATATACTTCATCTGCTTGCTGATCTCTCCATTCCTTCTCACGTAAAAATAGTTAACCACGGGATGGATGTGGTTGAATTGAATCAAGGTACTCCGTTGAATCCTGACAAACTTGAACTGATTGTCGACGAATATGAACATGCAATTTCAGGTGGATTAATTGTTCCATCTGTAGTTTACATTCCAAATGTATTAAACGAATTTCGATCCGCTATAAATCTTGTGGACACTAATAATATTCCCTGGTATTCTAATTGGCAGGATTATCTGATTGAACTTGTTAAGTACACTTATAATCATCCATTAGTTAATCAATTCTACTTAGCACCAGCACAGAGTGGCGGATGGGGCTCAGCTCTTGATGAAAATGGCATAATTAAAAATCCCATCACGTATGCTACCCTGCCCCTGGTTGAAATAAATAATGAATGGTTTGAATTAAAAATTAAGAGTACCGCAACTGCTACTGGACCCATCCTTCCGGAAAATAAAATGATTGTACTATGCAACGATTTTGTTCCCAAAGCAGTTGAATATGGTGCGGGATTATTATTAAAATTTTATGATACTGTAACTGATGTTGAATCAGAAATTATCTATCTAAATGAATTTGTTTTGTTCCATAACTACCCCAACCCATTCAACCCAAGCACAAAGATAAGTTGGCATTCGCCAGTAGGCAGTCATCAAACATTAATAATTTATGACGTGCTTGGAAATGAAGTTGCAACTCTTGTTGATGAATACAAACCTGTAGGTAATCATGAAGTTGAGTGGAATGCGAGCAATTATCCAAGCGGTGTGTACTTCTATCAGTTGAAGACAGAAAATTTCATTGACACGAAGAAAATGATTTTAATACAATGA